The window GCCACTAAACCAAAACCTTTATAGTATATAACCATAAATATAAGGATTAATATTAAACCAATTAGTCCGGCCTTTAATCCACGATCGATTGAATCTTTTCCTAAAGTTGGTCCGACTGATCGGTTTTCTAAAATCTGTACCTCTACCGGTAAAGCACCACTTCTTAAAAGCAAGGCTAATCTCTGCGCCTCTTCAACACTAAACTGTCCAACAATCGAGGCTTCACCACTTGGGATAGGTTCTTCAACTACCGGAGATGATATTTCCTGACCATCCAGCGTAATTGCCAAAATCCTACCAACATTTATCATAGTCGCCTGCTCAAATAATTTTGCGCCTTCTTCATCAAATTCAATAACAACATTCGGCCTCCCAAATCTATCAAAAGAAGAACTGGCATTTTTTAAATGGGCGCCGGTTAGTAATGTTTCGCCACTCTCATCTTTAAATTCCAATAAGGCAGTTTTACCAATTAAATTTTCTGCTTCCTGCGGGTCATCCATTCCAGGTAACTGAACTAATATCCTTCTTTCGCCCTGACGTTGTATGACAGGTTCTTTAACTCCTTCCGGATTAATTCTGTTGGTAATAATTTCAATAACTCTATTTACCGCATCACTATCAACAGGAGCATTTGGTGTATCGACACATTCCAGAACAATGTGAGATCCACCTTGTAAATCAAGACCTAAATTTATATTTTTTTCTAAAGGGAATGCGTAGAAAATAGCGATAACAATTACTAAAATAATAAGTGCCAATCTAATCATTCTTAACTGCTTCATATGTTTACAACTCCTTTAAAAATTGATAAGTTTATGAATTTATAAATCAAAACATTTATAAAAACAAATTTGGGAATAATATATGACTTTTTTGCAAGAATAAAGGCAGGCTTAAAACCTGCCTTAAATATAATTTAATTTTTTTATCAATAATTCCTACTATTTATCTCTTTTTGAACCAATAGCATTTTTAGTAGTATTTATTTTAATATCTTTAGAGACTTCTAAAGTAAAAACATCACCTTTTATTTCTCTGATAATACCATATATACCACCAATAGTTATTACTTTGTCGCCAACTTTTAAGCCCTCTAGCATTTCCTTGTGCTTTTTCTGCCTTTGCTGTTGAGGACGTATTAGCATAAAATAGAAAATAGCAAATATTATAATCAAAGGCAAAAATTGTTCTAAACCACCCATATGTCTTTACACACCTTTCTTTATTAAAAATTCTTTTAAATTATACCTAATTAATTGTTTTTAAGCAAATATTTTAACTTCATTTTTCTCAATAATTTAATTATTCCTTACTATTGGGCCTTATGCAAATATTTTTTCATTTTTTATGAAAAATAACTTTCGTAAAATCTTTTTTTAAAAATATTGAAGTTATTTTTTTCGATAGCTATTTTGATATCTTTTACCAATTTGTTCATAAAGTAAAGATTATGAATTGTTCCTAAAATCGGACCAAGCATTTCATTTGCCATATATAAATGCCTTAAGTATGCCCTGCTGAAATTCTGACAAGCATAACAGCCACAATCATTGTCAAGAGGAGATAAGTCATCTCTATATCTGGCATTAGTTATAGAAATTTTTCCGGTACTGGTAAATAGACATCCATTTCTACCATTCCTGGTAGGCAAAACACAATCAAACATATCTATTCCCCTTGCCACCCCTTCAATAATAGATTGTGGTGCTCCTACTCCCATCAGATATCTTGGCTTTTCATCCGGTAAGCAGGTAATGGTCTCATCTATCATATCATACATAAGCTGTTTAGGTTCACCTACGCTTAATCCTCCCATAGCATATCCTGGAAATTCCAGATCAGTTAAATATTTTGCACTTTCCTGCCTTAAATCTGCAAAAAAACCTCCCTGGACAATTCCAAAAAGTGCCTGGCAATCCAAATTGTGATATTTTTGACATTCCTTTGCCCACTTATGCGTTCTTTTTGCAGCTTTCTCTGTTTCCAACCTTGTGGAGGGATAGGGCGAACATTGATCAAAAACCATTGCAATATCTGAACCTAAAGCCATTTGTATATCCATCGATTCTTTAGGCCCAATAAAGTGTTTTGAACCATCTATATAAGACTGAAAAGTTACTCCTTCATCTGTTACTTTGTTAATTTTTCCCAAACTAAAAACCTGGAATCCTCCACTATCAGTAAGTATTGCTTTGTCCCAACCCATAAAATTATGCAAACCACCAGCTTCTTTGATTAAATTATGACCTGGACGTAAAAAGAGATGGTATGCATTACATAAAAGAATCGAAAATCCCAATTCCTTAATAGATTGGGGTAATAATCCTTTTATAGTTGCCTGGGTACCTACGGGCATAAATACAGGTGTTTCGATAACACCATGCTTTGTTTCAAGAATCCCACATCTTGCTTTACTGTCTTTTTCTTGTGTTTTTTTTAAAATGGTATACTTAATAGACATTATCTTCCCAAGTTTATCCCCTTTTCTTATTATATTTTAAAAAATATTTAGAAACAATAATACATTAAAAAATTAGCATTGAATCTCCAAAACTATAAAATCGGTAATTTTGCTTAATAGCTTCCCTATAAGCGTTTAATAATAGTTCTTTCCCCGCAAAAGCTGATGCCAGCATCAGGGGTGTTGAACGGGGAAGATGGAAATTTGTTAAGAGTACCTTTATTATCCTATATTTAAATCCTGGATATATGTACAAGTCTGTCCATCTTGTCCCCTCTCTTATTATACTGTCTTTTATTGATATCGATGATTCTAAAGCCCTGGTTACTGATGTGCCCACTCCTATAATTCTTCTGTTTGTTTTTATTGCCTGGTTTAGTATTTTTGCATTCCTGTCAGTAATTGTATACAACTCCGATTTCATTATATGGTCTTCAATCTTCTCTTCATTAATCATTTCAAAAGTACCTCTGCCAATATGTAGAGTTAAAAATAATATTTCAACACCTTTACTTTTAATTTTATTTAGCAATTCTTTAGTAAAATGAAATCCTGCTGTTGGAGCAGCTATTGATCCTTCTGTACTAGCATAAACTGTTTGGTATAAATCAGAATTATCTAATTTTTTTTTGATATAGGGGGGTGTTGGCACTATGCCAATTTTGTGGAGTATCTTATTAAAATTATCACGTGCATTCATTTTTATTATATATGAGCCTTCATTATCATTTTTTTCAACTATTTCACCATTTAGCTCAGGTGAAAATATTATTTCAGTACCAATATGAATTCTTTTTCCGGGTTTTAATAGTGCTTTCCAATGATTATCAGCTAATTTATTAATCAAAAGGGTTTCAATTTTTCCACCAGTATTCTTTTTATTTCCATAAAGCCTAACCGGAATTACTTTGCTGTTATTTAATACTAACAAATCACCTGAATGTAAGAAATCATCTATCTGGTAAAACCTCTTATGCTGTAGAAAGCCAGTTTTTTTATCAATAATCATAAGTTTACTATTATCCCTTTTTGTTAATGGCTCCTGTGCAATATATCCCGGGGGCAAATAATAATCAAATGATTTGATATCCATTGTTAACCTCTACTTTTTATATGTTTAAATATTTTTTATAGTATATTAATCGTTTAGAATATTTTTAGTATATTTTTATTAAATCAATTCCCTGATAATAATATTTCAAGATTTCTTCATATGTATATCCTTGCTCAGCCATACCGTATGCACCCCATTGGGACAATCCTACTCCATGTCCGCTTCCTTTCCCGGATATATTGTAAGATATATTAACCTGTTGATTTATTTCTATATTTTCTTTTTTTACAGGTGTTTTAAGCTCTTTTTCTTCCTGGGAACGTTTCAGTAAACTTATTAATTCTTGTATAGAAAAATCTCTTTCCTCGCTAAGGATGCTACTTACCGTCATTTCCTTTTCTTTGTCAGCTATTTCTTGCTCTAATTGTTCTAAATTATAGTTTTTATCTTTACCTTCGTTTTCTTCTATTTTTATTGTTTCCCCAATTTTCTCGATTGTAAATAATGAACTTCTAACCATTGTAGGTCCTACAAGTAATCTAAAATCATTTGTTTTAAGGGTAATTATCTGTTGATTGCTATCACATAAATCAACAGATATAACTCTACCAGCATCGGTTTTTTCGCCAATTACAATATCTTTAACACTTTTTAATTCATAATTATTTTTTGCCAGCTTTTCTAAAATATCCTCTTCAGTAAGTACATAACTCCATTGATGGTTTGGGGGAGAAACAGTTAGTTCGAATTCAGACTGAACACTCCTCAAATAAGGAACATATCCACCCCAAACATCTTCGCTGTTTTCGGTATAACCGCCACTATCTGAATGATAAACAGCATTAATTGGTTCACCTTCATATGCAACTATAATTCCCTGTGTATCATTTACTGCTTTATTAGTTGCCTGGTGCTCAGAATTAACACCACCGTAAGCCTGACTGTTAGTTGTAGAACATAAATCATAACCATAATCGGCATATTTATCAATATTCGATAAGGCAAAAGTTCTTGCTGCTATGGCTTGAGCTTTTAAAACTTCTTCTGGCCATTCAGGAGATATCTCTTTTTTCAGAACCCCATATAAATATTTTTCTATTTCAATAATGTTTATAATATTAAGCAATGAATTATTATTAATAATTTCTATTTCGCCTCTATAATTTTTATCCCTAACCTTAATCAAGCCACCACTATTGGGAGTTAATCTGATTTTATCAATCCCGGGATAAGTTTTATTATTAACTGTTATATCACCTGACATTACAGACACAGTAATTTCCTTATTGCCCTCAACAGTTAGCAGAGTATTCATTGATGGTTCTTCTTTCAAAATAAAACCCTTATCACTTTTTAAATGAACATCATTACAATTCATAAAAATACCTACTCTAATAATTGGTATTTTGGCTTGGCAAACACATATATTTACAATGAATATTGAAATTATAAAAATTAATGTATAAATTAACTTTCTCATATGTATTTTTGCAAATACTTTATCTTGTTTCATTTAATACCTCTTTTTTTTATTCATTAATTGACTGCTATGGTAGACAGGATATTATTTTCGGAAAATCCTTAATAAAATTGTTAGCAGAATGCTTATTAAAATACACCAGCCTAATGGGAAATAAAAAACATAATTTTTCCCTTTTATTAGAATGTCTCCTGGTAAACGAAAGTTAAAGGAAGGTATTTTTCCTAATATAAATAAGATAATTCCTAAAAGCGCTATAATAATTCCTATTATGATTAATGTTTTTGAAATTGAATTAATATCCCACATATTTAATATAAATAATCAGAAAAGAGATGAACTGTCTCCTTCAAGTAGATTTGAGTAATTTTCTTGAAA of the Atribacterota bacterium genome contains:
- the secD gene encoding protein translocase subunit SecD, with product MKQLRMIRLALIILVIVIAIFYAFPLEKNINLGLDLQGGSHIVLECVDTPNAPVDSDAVNRVIEIITNRINPEGVKEPVIQRQGERRILVQLPGMDDPQEAENLIGKTALLEFKDESGETLLTGAHLKNASSSFDRFGRPNVVIEFDEEGAKLFEQATMINVGRILAITLDGQEISSPVVEEPIPSGEASIVGQFSVEEAQRLALLLRSGALPVEVQILENRSVGPTLGKDSIDRGLKAGLIGLILILIFMVIYYKGFGLVADLSLGICLLLVMGGLAILNATLTLPGIGGIILTIGMAVDANILIFERIKEELKMDKTFRASIDAGFSKAFRTILDANITTLIAAVALLYFGTGPIRGFAVTLSIGIAVSMFTAIIVTKLILELMGQRFKKNALI
- the yajC gene encoding preprotein translocase subunit YajC, whose protein sequence is MGGLEQFLPLIIIFAIFYFMLIRPQQQRQKKHKEMLEGLKVGDKVITIGGIYGIIREIKGDVFTLEVSKDIKINTTKNAIGSKRDK
- the tgt gene encoding tRNA guanosine(34) transglycosylase Tgt, whose product is MMSIKYTILKKTQEKDSKARCGILETKHGVIETPVFMPVGTQATIKGLLPQSIKELGFSILLCNAYHLFLRPGHNLIKEAGGLHNFMGWDKAILTDSGGFQVFSLGKINKVTDEGVTFQSYIDGSKHFIGPKESMDIQMALGSDIAMVFDQCSPYPSTRLETEKAAKRTHKWAKECQKYHNLDCQALFGIVQGGFFADLRQESAKYLTDLEFPGYAMGGLSVGEPKQLMYDMIDETITCLPDEKPRYLMGVGAPQSIIEGVARGIDMFDCVLPTRNGRNGCLFTSTGKISITNARYRDDLSPLDNDCGCYACQNFSRAYLRHLYMANEMLGPILGTIHNLYFMNKLVKDIKIAIEKNNFNIFKKRFYESYFS
- the queA gene encoding tRNA preQ1(34) S-adenosylmethionine ribosyltransferase-isomerase QueA, which gives rise to MDIKSFDYYLPPGYIAQEPLTKRDNSKLMIIDKKTGFLQHKRFYQIDDFLHSGDLLVLNNSKVIPVRLYGNKKNTGGKIETLLINKLADNHWKALLKPGKRIHIGTEIIFSPELNGEIVEKNDNEGSYIIKMNARDNFNKILHKIGIVPTPPYIKKKLDNSDLYQTVYASTEGSIAAPTAGFHFTKELLNKIKSKGVEILFLTLHIGRGTFEMINEEKIEDHIMKSELYTITDRNAKILNQAIKTNRRIIGVGTSVTRALESSISIKDSIIREGTRWTDLYIYPGFKYRIIKVLLTNFHLPRSTPLMLASAFAGKELLLNAYREAIKQNYRFYSFGDSMLIF
- a CDS encoding SpoIID/LytB domain-containing protein — encoded protein: MKQDKVFAKIHMRKLIYTLIFIISIFIVNICVCQAKIPIIRVGIFMNCNDVHLKSDKGFILKEEPSMNTLLTVEGNKEITVSVMSGDITVNNKTYPGIDKIRLTPNSGGLIKVRDKNYRGEIEIINNNSLLNIINIIEIEKYLYGVLKKEISPEWPEEVLKAQAIAARTFALSNIDKYADYGYDLCSTTNSQAYGGVNSEHQATNKAVNDTQGIIVAYEGEPINAVYHSDSGGYTENSEDVWGGYVPYLRSVQSEFELTVSPPNHQWSYVLTEEDILEKLAKNNYELKSVKDIVIGEKTDAGRVISVDLCDSNQQIITLKTNDFRLLVGPTMVRSSLFTIEKIGETIKIEENEGKDKNYNLEQLEQEIADKEKEMTVSSILSEERDFSIQELISLLKRSQEEKELKTPVKKENIEINQQVNISYNISGKGSGHGVGLSQWGAYGMAEQGYTYEEILKYYYQGIDLIKIY
- a CDS encoding DUF2905 family protein — encoded protein: MNSISKTLIIIGIIIALLGIILFILGKIPSFNFRLPGDILIKGKNYVFYFPLGWCILISILLTILLRIFRK